The Chitinophaga sp. H8 region CAAGCAAATGCATATCATTCCAGGTAGACAATGCCACATGCTTAAAATCACTGCCATACTTCCTCCGGAGCTCTTCAGCCAAAGGAAAAGGTTCATTGCCGCGTGTGTTGATAGTCCCATTATCGGAGGAGTGCTGCCAGACCTGCGCAATACGCTCATAATTTTTGAATTGCTTATCAAACAATAGCTCATCTACTACCCACAACCCTATCAACATAGCGATAGCCATCCCCACAGATAGCCCTGCAATATTGATAAAGGAATAGACCTTATTCTTGATAAGATTTCTATAAGCGATTTTGAAGTAGTTCTTTAACATAACGATACTTGAGGTTAACCTGCCCCTCCTAATAATATGCCGGAATCTTATATTATTATTAATCACTTGCTTACGCTACGTGCTTTGTTAAAATCTGTCCGCTTTTAGTACGTGCTTTGTCCGCTGGTGTACAGAAGCATAAAAACACGGTAATGGAGATAGTGGGGGTAATACAGGCATTATAAAAAAACAAAAGCCGATTGCAATAAAACGCAATCAGCTAACACCTAAAAGCTAACAGCTTATTTAATGCCCCAACGATCCTACATCAAACAACACCTTATACAGCAGCACCAGTCCAAATATAATCATACTTACACCGGCTATACGGTTGAGCCATTCTACATTATTGAGGGTTAGTTTATGACGGATCTTATCGGATACAAACACTTTTAAGATATCGGCAGATAATACCATCGTCAGGCAAATAGCATACATTACCAGGCGGTGGCTCACAGAAGTAGCACTATATGCCACGCAAACGCCTAACCAGAAAATGATCACCCCCGGGTTCAGGGTGTTCATCAGAAAGCCAGCCAGCCAGATCTTGAGATAGTCATGCGTACGGAACATCTCCGGTTTTTCATCTCCGGTACTGATCTTTACCTTCTTCATCAGCAATCCGTACAGCCCCATCCCTATCAGCAAAAAACCACCCCCAATACCAATAGCACGACTATATTCCCCCAGGTCAGAAATAAAAGAAGTAGCCAGGTTGCCTATCATCACAAACATAATATCACTGAAAGATACGCCCAAAGCAAAGCTGATACCGGCTTTAAAACCGTTATTAATACTATATTTTATAATGGCGAAAATGACCGGCCCCACGGATATTGACAGAAATAATCCCAGTCCTAATCCTGCTACAATTGCTGCTATCATGCTTAAAATAATATTCCTGTTACCGGTAGCCCGTTAACTATATCAAACAAAAAATGGATAACTTAATTGCTAAAGTTACCCATCTTTTATAAAAATTAATGCAAAAAACTACTTACCTGTTGCTACTACCTTGCCTTCCAGGAATTTCTCCCAGTCCTTCAGCTTATCTCCTTTCATTACCCGCGGGAATTTATTCATTGCCCCTTCCTTGCCTTTACAACGCAGGTAGTCAATAAATACATCGTTCGGCAACACTTCCACAAACACATTTTTCAGTGCAGCTGTTCTTTCTACTGCATAGTCGTCATTGATCTCACATAAGGTCTGATCAATAATAGTACGGATACGCTCTGCATCTACATTGGTATTATCCATACCAATATACCAGCGATGCGCAAAAAGATTCTCATACGGGAAGCCGGCTACGGTAAACTCTTTTACAGTAATCCCCAGCTTCTTCTGCACATTATCGATCGCCTTGTTCATATTATCCACGCTCATGTGCTCTCCGCAAAGGCTCAGGAACTGCTTGGTACGCCCGGTGATCACAATTTCATGTTCTTTCACAGAAGTAAACTTCACCACATCCCCGATCAGATACCGCCATGCTCCTGCACAGGTAGACAACATCACCGCATACTCCACATCCTCTACTACCTCATGTATCATGTAGGATTTAGGATTCGGCTTTACCTCTCCCTCTGCATCAAAATTATCTTCATTAAAAGGAATGAATTCAAAGAAGATGCCTGCATTCAGGACCAGCTTAATCCCCCTTACCCCCGGCCTCGCCTGGAATCCGAAGGAACCTTCCGAAGCCATATAGGTTTCAATGAAGGTGATGGGCTTGCCCAACACTTTCTGGAAACTATCGCGGTAAGGCTCAAAAGAAACGCCGCCATGGATATAAATGGCCAGGTTAGGCCATATTTCGTGAATATGTTTTACCCCATGGTATTTGATGATCTCTTCCAATACAATCTGTACCCAGGCAGGCACGCCGCAAACAGTGCCCACATCCCATTGAGGGGCTTTACGTACGATCAGCTTGATCCGCTGTTCCCAGTTAGGTTTCTTTGATATCTTTCCACCAGGCTTGTAAAAACGCCTGAACCACTTGGGGATGTTCTTGGCCTGTATACCGCTCATGTCGCCCTCATAATAATCCCCCTTTTCATACAGCGAGGTAGTACCTCCCAACATCAGGATCCCTTTTTCAAAGGACCGGGGGGGAATATTAAAGTTGGCCATGGAATAGAGTTGCTTCACCCCCACCTTTTTTACGGTGCGGAGCATATCGCGGGTAACCGGAATATGTTTGCTGGCTGATTCAGAAGTACCGGAGCTGAGTGCAAAATATTTGATCTTTTCGGGCCAGCTTACGTTAGCTTCCCCCTCCAGGCAGCGGTACCACCACTCCCCGTGCATTTTATTATAATTATGCACCGGTACCCGCTCCTTGTACTTCGCAATGTAACTGGCGCTGTCCAGAATTTCCTCAAATTTGTAGTGCCGGCCAAAATCTGTGTCTTTGGCCTTTTCTAACAAGCGGCGCAGTACCTGCAACTGATATTGTCGTGGTGTTCCTAGTTTAAATGTGAACTGTTTCCTGATGCGCAGGGACCTGGATATAAGATTACCTATAATGGCCATTAATTTTCCCTCTCGTTTTTGAACTGCAAAAATAAGCCGAATATTGTATATAAGCCCAATTCCGGGGGTAAATGACCGTATCGTTGTATGGCAGTAGGTTTCGTGTTACCAAACAATGTAAAACAGGAGCCGCTGTAACATTTCCAGCAGCGATCACTTACCTTTGCCCCATGTTAAAAGCAACTTTACTCAAAGCTACACAAGCCAGCGGGAAAATATTACAACAATATTTCAACGGACCTTTCGAGGTAAGCAGTAAAACTACCCTGAACGACCTGGTAACAGAGGTGGACAAGCGTTCTGAAACAGCTATCATAGACATTATCCGGGCAGAATATGCCGACCATTTTATCTTGAGTGAAGAAGTAGGTGAAATGAAGATGGCATCTCCATACAAATGGATCATTGACCCTATAGATGGTACCGTCAATTATGCTAATGGCATTCCCATCTGTTGTGTATCCATAGGGGTGGAAAAAGATGGCGAAATGATACTCGGTGCAGTATACAATCCTTTTATGAACGAGTTTTTCCTGGCAGAAAAAGGCCAGGGAGCCACCTTAAACGATCAACCTATACACGTATCTAAAAAAACAGACCTGGATAATGCCTTCCTCGTTACCGGTTTCCCTTATCATTATGATGAAATCCCCAATAGCCCGCTACTGGTGTTTGAACGCTTTATGAGAAAAGGAATACCGGTGCGCCGCCTGGGATCTGCTGCCATTGATCTCTGCTGGGTGGCCTGTGGTCGTTTTGATGGCTTCTGGGAACCTCACCTCCAGGCCTGGGACTCCGCTGCGGGTTACCTGATTGTACAGGAAGCAGGGGGTAAAGTGACCGACTATAGCGGACAGGTATATTCTCCTTATCAGAAAAAAATCCTGGCTACCAATGGCCATATTCATGAACAAATGCTGGAAGTGATCAACCAGTAAAGGCACATCCCTGCAATTGCATTAATTTTGCTGTCTGGATAGTGACCAACTACCACATATAACAATAATTTACAAAATGGATCAAGAAAGAACAGAAATTAATGACCTGGGTGAATTTGGCCTGATTGAATACCTGACCAGGAATATAGAAATACAAAATGCCGGTACTGTTTTAGGCGTGGGCGATGATGCTGCGGTGATCGATCATTTTGGCAAACAAACCGTGATAAGCACCGACATGCTGGTAGAAGGTATTCATTTTGATCTGATGTATACCCCACTGAAGCACCTGGGATATAAATCGGTAGTGGTTAACCTCTCTGATATATATGCCATGAATGCCACTCCTACGCATATTACGATGAGCATCGCTTTTTCCAACAGGTTTTCCCTCGAAGCACTCAATGAGTTTTATGAAGGCGTATACGCTGCCTGTGAGAAATATGGTGTAGACCTGATCGGAGGAGATACTACTTCCTCCAAAAAAGGTTTTGTGATCAGCGTAACTGCCATAGGTGAAGTAACTACGGATAAGTTTGTGAAAAGATCTACCGCCCAGCAAGGGGATCTCTTATGCGTTTCCGGTGACCTGGGTGCGGCTTATCTGGGACTTACGCTCCTGGAGCGCGAAAAACAGATTTACCTGGACAATCCACAGCTACAACCCGACCTGGAAAACCAAACCTACATCATAGGCCGGCAACTGAAACCGGAAGCCCGCAAGGATATTATTGAATTCCTGGAAGAAGCAGGTATCACCCCTACTTCCATGATGGATGTAAGCGATGGCCTCAGCTCAGAAATACTGCATATCTGCAAGCAAAGCAATCTGGGCTGTGTACTGTATGAAGAGAAGATTCCTATTGAAGGTGAAAGCAAGGAAATGGCTCTCAAATTCGGGCTGGATCCTACTGCATGTGCACTCAGTGGCGGAGAAGATTATGAGCTGCTTTTTACGATGAAACAGGCCGATTATGATAAGATTGTATTGAACGAACAAATCAGCGTAATTGGCTACATGACAGACATCAGCGAGGGTGCACACATCCTTACCAAAGGAGGCAATAAATTCAAACTGGTAGCCCAGGGCTGGAATGCATTCCAGCAATAAGCAATTACTATAAAAGGAAACAGGTAACATTGCCGGTTATACGGTGTGTTACCTATTCCCTTTTTATTACGATTAGTATTATTCGTTTACTGTTATTTTGATCGCCGGGCTGTTATGTGTAGGCGGCAGATCGCCTGCAAATACACAGAACTTAAGCTGATAAGTACCGGGCTTTTCAGGTACCGCTACTTCCATCCGGACAATCCTGCGTTGAATAGCTCTTTCCAACGTGAGGGCTGACTTCACTTCCGGTAAATTTTCTGTTTTACTGGTAATACCATAGCCCAGCAGCGCAGACCGGCTGGTATCTAACGGCACCTGTTGTCCATAGCCATTTCTAAGCTGGGCAATCACCGTGATTGTTTCACCTGGTTTGGCTTTCACCTCTTTTAACGCAGGGATCAGCTGTATCAGTGAGTAAGAATAGTAAGGGTTTTCAAGATGGAAATACCAGGTACCCTTGACAGTGGATACACTGTCTGTTGCCGGTAATTCATTCCTGGAGCCATAAGCTACCAGTACCTGCTTTCCCCAAAGCTTTTCTTCCATATGCCAGTAATTATACTGGCTGCGGCGCGCATAGCGGCTATTAATACTATAGGATTCATGTCCTGCATAGAACATGTATTTAGATGGCAACTGATAACTATTCAGGAATACCACCGGTTGGTTGCCTGCCTTTTTCTCCAATGCAGCGGCCCACTCCCGGTTATGATGTATTTCCGGCCTGATCTCTACATTGGGCATGAAATCCCATACCATATACACGCGTGCTATCAGCACGACAAAAAGGGTAACCGGCACTGAATAAAGCAGCCATTTAACAGACCATCCTTTCCTGATAAATGACTGATGTGCCAGTATCACTACAGGCGTAAACAGCATCACGGTCCAGTTAGCCTCTACCCTGCCTTTAAAAGTACTCAGCAGGAAGAAAGACATAACGCCTATCAGGCAAGCCTTCAGAGCACGCTCAAAAGTATTTTGAATGGGGCACCGGAACGCAAAGTATAACAACAACCAGCCCACCAGCGGCCCAAATAATAAGATTTGTCCAAAAACATAATCCAGTGTAAACGTAATATCGTAAGCAGAGGCATTACGCTCTACCAGATGATACTGGAGGGAAGGAAAATCATGTGCATACTGCCAGTATAAATGCGGAAAGAACAATACCGCTGTTAAAATACAGGCTACGTAAAACTTAAATACGCGTAGCAGGTTTATATTGGATATCACCGTAAAGAACACCAGCAGGATGCCATGATATTTACTATAAAACATCAATGCCATGCCCAGGCTCAGCAGTAATGTATTTTTCCAGCTCTGGTTTTCTAAGAAAGCCTTATAGAAATAGAAATAAAGGGTAGCGAAGAAAATTAATGGCACATCCGGCACAGCCAGCATACCACCTATCTGCATAGCGCCCATAGTACCCATGATCAGGTAAAAAAGCTTATTGTGTTTACGGGGGATCAGCTTGCAGGTTAACCAAAGGGATAGCACATTCAGGATCACCATCAGTACCCTTACGCCCAGCTCATTATGAAACAGCCCGTAGCCCAGCTTTATCAGCAGCGCCACCATCGGTGGGTGATCAAAGTAGCCCCAATCCAGGTGTTGCGAGTATACCCAGTAATACGCTTCATCATCCATCAACTCAGTAAACCCTGCCTGCAACAGTCCCAGCACAAGCCAGGAGAACAGGAATAAGTACTTGTATTGATCTTTTGTAAAAAAACGTGTAATTGCCCCCATGCTGCGAAGATAGGAATTAGGCGCTATGAATGTTCAATTTGGGGAGCGGGGAATTACGAGTAGGGCGACGGGTGCTCTCCTTATCAGCAATGCATTATATACAATGCAGTACCTGATACTGGTCGTCAAACACTACCATGTCTGCCTGGTATCCGGGAGCTATACGGCCCATTACATCCTCCCTGCCAATAACACGGGCTGGGTAAAGTGCGCCCATACGCAATGCTTCTTCCAGCGGGATACCCACTTTTTCTACACAGTTATGTACCGCCTTCAGCATGGTGAGGCTGGAACCACTCAGTATACCTGCAGTCGTAGCATAATGACCATTTTTCAGTGTATGCTGGTAATCACCTGTAGTACTGGAGGTAACAGCATCCGTAATCAGGAAAAGGCGTTGGCCCATGATCTTTTTGCTGATCCGTACTGCTGCAAAATCAACATGAATACCATCCACTACCACACTGGAGCATACACGGTCATGATCATAAATAGCCCCTACAATACCAGGTGCCCGGCTTTGCAGCGGAGACATGGCATTGAATAAATGGGTAGCCGCATCTATTCCGGCATTAAAACCTGCTGTAGCCTGTTCATAAGTGGCATTACTATGCCCGCCGGAAACCACCACACCAGCGGTGCGCAGTGCTTTAATCTGCGCAGGTGTACAGTTTTCCGGTGCCATGGTAATTATTTTTACAACATCATTGTTTTGGATGATCCAGTCAATGTCTTGCTGTGTGGGCACCTTAATATATTTTGAAGCATGCGCTCCTTTCTTTTCTTCATTAAGAAATGGGCCTTCGAGGTGAAGCCCTAAAAGTCCTTTTCCTCCCTGCTGCCAGTAGGTACGCACCATTACTATCGCGGCTTCCATTATTTCGCGGGAAATAGTAGGTATCGTGATCATGAAGTGTGCTGCTCCTCCTGCCCGGCAATAATCATTGGTAGCCGATAAGGCTTCCACGCTGGGGTGGGCAGAATAAAGCAATCCGTTGCCACCGTAAATCTGCAGATCAATCAATGCCGGAGCCAGCATAGCACCCTGTAAATCCACCACATTATCATCTGCCTTTATTTCGGCTACAGGTACCACACCGGTAATATGACCGTTATCCGTAATAACAGCATGACCGGTGATAAATTGTTCTCCCGTGAAAATGCGGGCATTCAGATATACTACTGGCATGAGCAACTTTTTTTTAAAGGATCTGGAACTTATCAGCATCTTTGAGGAAGGGAATATTCTTTCTTACTTCCTCCAGTCTATTACGGTCCAGTGTATACGTAAAGATGTCTTCATTATGTGATTGCTGGTAAATGATTTCGCCCATAGGGTCGATGAGACTGGTTTCACCGCTATGATAAATATCGTTTCCATCATTACCCACACGGTTTACGCCTATTACATAGCACTGGTTTTCAATAGCACGTGCCTGCAATAATGCTTTCCAGGCAGTATTGCGGCGCTCCGGCCAGTTGGCCACATATACCAGTACATCATACGCAGGAGCATTGGTATCGGCTGCTATACTATTACGCGCCCAAACCGGGAAACGCAGGTCATAACAGATATTCAGGCATATTTTCCATCCCTTTACCTGGGCAATCAGCCGTTTATCCCCGGCCTGGTATTGTTCATGCTCCCCGGCATATCCAAACAGGTGGCGTTTATCATAAGTACCCATGGTGCCATTAGGCAGCATCCAAACCAGGCGGTTCAGGTATTGCCCGTTTTCCTTAATGATCAGACTACCTGTAATAATGATCTTCTTCTCAGCAGCTTTTTGCTTCATCCACTGTACGGCACTGCCTTCCATTGTTTCTGCCAGCTTTTCAGGGCGCATGCTGAACCCTGTGCTGAACATCTCCGGTAAAAAAACGACTTCTGTATGTTCGCTGATACCATTAATCTTTTCATCAAACATCCCAATATTGGCAGCAATATTTTCCCAATGCAACTGGGATTGAATGAGCGTTACCTTTAAATCAGACATTACTATTTGCTTGTTGTAAAATATGAACAGTAAAATTACGTAGTACCTGCTTAGAAACTTTTTAAATTATAGGCGATTTATGTACCGGTATTTGCAATTTGTTCAAGTACATCCTGAATAAGCGGTGCTTCAAACCCTTTTTGCAGCAGGTATTGCATGGTTTTATACTTCCGCTTGAGTGCAGTATCCCCTTTGAGGGAGGTATACTTTTTCTCTGCCAGCCGGGTCAATACCTCATAATAATCGTCTTCATCTATTTCCTGCATACCCTTTTTAATACAGTAGTCAGATACCTGCTTCTGTTTAAGCTCAGTCTGTATTTTCTTCCGTCCCCACTGTTTAATCCTGAATTTCCCGCCGGCAAAAGCTTTGGCAAAACGCTCTTCATTCAGGTAGTTGTCCATGATCAGCAAGGCAATTGCCTCATCTACTTCGGGGCCACGCAATCCCAGCTCCAGGCATTTGTATTTCACCTCACTGTGGCATCTCTCCTGGTAAGCACAATATTGACGTAGTTTTTGTATTGCAGTAGTATTCTCCATATAAAAAAGCCGTGAGCGGTGCACTTTGAGCTGCGAGAGGCATCCCCAAAGCTCGCAGCTCACGGCTAAAAGCTATTTACCAGTTAATTAAGCGCTCGGTTGAACGATACGCAGTTTTGCGTAATTCAGCATTATCTTTTTCTCGCCGCCGCCTGTTGGAAAGATAACAGTAGCAATGCGATTATTCGGTGCACCTTCCAGGCTCTGGATGGTACCAAAACCAAATTTCTGATGTTCTATCCTCATGCCTACCTCCATCGTTGCCGGATCGTCGGGGGTAAACCCTTCTGTAGGGGTATGGGGACTTACCTTGGAAGGTGTATTCGGCATTGGTCTGGCAGTGCCCGGCGATGTTGGAGCAGGTGTTTTTTTCTTCATGGTATCGAACGGGCTACCGCTGGTACCCATTACACGTCCGCTACCACTGCCAAATGCGTTGCGCACACTTCCTCCGCCAGCATAGCTGCGGTCTATGAACTTTTCGGGCATCTCTTCCAGGAAACGGCTGGGCTCATTCTGTACCAGGTTGCCAAACCGGTAACGGCTATTGGCATAAGTAAGCCACAACCGGGCTTTGGCCCGCGTGATCGCTACATAGAATAAGCGGCGTTCTTCCTCCAGTTCTTCCCGCGTGTTGATAGACATCCCGCTGGGAAACAGGGTTTCTTCCAACCCTACTGTAAATACCACCTGAAATTCCAGCCCTTTGGCAGCGTGAATCGTCATCAGCTTTACCACATCACTGTTCTCATCATTACCCTGATCCGCATCAGTAAGCAATGTGATTTGCTGGAGATAGATCCCCAGGCTTTTGTTGTCCAGCAATTCTCCGTCTTCGGTAGGTGTTTCCGTAAATTCCTTTACAGAGTTCAGTAACTCCTGTACGTTCTCGTACCGGGCTAGCCCCTCTGTAGTTTTATCATTAAACAGCTCTTTTACAATATTCGTTGATTTGCCTACCTGCAGCGCCACATCGTAAGCATTCTGTTTGGTAAGTACTGCCTGGAAACTCTTGATCATCGTCACAAAGTTGTCTATCGCTTCCAGGGTACCGCCTTTAAAACCAAACTCCTGCGCACGCTCCAGTACTTCCCACATGGTAATATTGTGTTCATTACTGAAGATGATAATTTTCTCTATCGTAGTTTTACCAATACCCCTTACCGGGTAGTTGATAATACGCTTCAGACTTTCTTCATCGCGGGTATTGATAATGACACGCAGATAAGCTACAAAGTC contains the following coding sequences:
- a CDS encoding ArnT family glycosyltransferase, whose translation is MGAITRFFTKDQYKYLFLFSWLVLGLLQAGFTELMDDEAYYWVYSQHLDWGYFDHPPMVALLIKLGYGLFHNELGVRVLMVILNVLSLWLTCKLIPRKHNKLFYLIMGTMGAMQIGGMLAVPDVPLIFFATLYFYFYKAFLENQSWKNTLLLSLGMALMFYSKYHGILLVFFTVISNINLLRVFKFYVACILTAVLFFPHLYWQYAHDFPSLQYHLVERNASAYDITFTLDYVFGQILLFGPLVGWLLLYFAFRCPIQNTFERALKACLIGVMSFFLLSTFKGRVEANWTVMLFTPVVILAHQSFIRKGWSVKWLLYSVPVTLFVVLIARVYMVWDFMPNVEIRPEIHHNREWAAALEKKAGNQPVVFLNSYQLPSKYMFYAGHESYSINSRYARRSQYNYWHMEEKLWGKQVLVAYGSRNELPATDSVSTVKGTWYFHLENPYYSYSLIQLIPALKEVKAKPGETITVIAQLRNGYGQQVPLDTSRSALLGYGITSKTENLPEVKSALTLERAIQRRIVRMEVAVPEKPGTYQLKFCVFAGDLPPTHNSPAIKITVNE
- a CDS encoding amidohydrolase gives rise to the protein MSDLKVTLIQSQLHWENIAANIGMFDEKINGISEHTEVVFLPEMFSTGFSMRPEKLAETMEGSAVQWMKQKAAEKKIIITGSLIIKENGQYLNRLVWMLPNGTMGTYDKRHLFGYAGEHEQYQAGDKRLIAQVKGWKICLNICYDLRFPVWARNSIAADTNAPAYDVLVYVANWPERRNTAWKALLQARAIENQCYVIGVNRVGNDGNDIYHSGETSLIDPMGEIIYQQSHNEDIFTYTLDRNRLEEVRKNIPFLKDADKFQIL
- a CDS encoding GH3 family domain-containing protein; this translates as MAIIGNLISRSLRIRKQFTFKLGTPRQYQLQVLRRLLEKAKDTDFGRHYKFEEILDSASYIAKYKERVPVHNYNKMHGEWWYRCLEGEANVSWPEKIKYFALSSGTSESASKHIPVTRDMLRTVKKVGVKQLYSMANFNIPPRSFEKGILMLGGTTSLYEKGDYYEGDMSGIQAKNIPKWFRRFYKPGGKISKKPNWEQRIKLIVRKAPQWDVGTVCGVPAWVQIVLEEIIKYHGVKHIHEIWPNLAIYIHGGVSFEPYRDSFQKVLGKPITFIETYMASEGSFGFQARPGVRGIKLVLNAGIFFEFIPFNEDNFDAEGEVKPNPKSYMIHEVVEDVEYAVMLSTCAGAWRYLIGDVVKFTSVKEHEIVITGRTKQFLSLCGEHMSVDNMNKAIDNVQKKLGITVKEFTVAGFPYENLFAHRWYIGMDNTNVDAERIRTIIDQTLCEINDDYAVERTAALKNVFVEVLPNDVFIDYLRCKGKEGAMNKFPRVMKGDKLKDWEKFLEGKVVATGK
- the nagA gene encoding N-acetylglucosamine-6-phosphate deacetylase, which codes for MPVVYLNARIFTGEQFITGHAVITDNGHITGVVPVAEIKADDNVVDLQGAMLAPALIDLQIYGGNGLLYSAHPSVEALSATNDYCRAGGAAHFMITIPTISREIMEAAIVMVRTYWQQGGKGLLGLHLEGPFLNEEKKGAHASKYIKVPTQQDIDWIIQNNDVVKIITMAPENCTPAQIKALRTAGVVVSGGHSNATYEQATAGFNAGIDAATHLFNAMSPLQSRAPGIVGAIYDHDRVCSSVVVDGIHVDFAAVRISKKIMGQRLFLITDAVTSSTTGDYQHTLKNGHYATTAGILSGSSLTMLKAVHNCVEKVGIPLEEALRMGALYPARVIGREDVMGRIAPGYQADMVVFDDQYQVLHCI
- a CDS encoding regulatory protein RecX gives rise to the protein MENTTAIQKLRQYCAYQERCHSEVKYKCLELGLRGPEVDEAIALLIMDNYLNEERFAKAFAGGKFRIKQWGRKKIQTELKQKQVSDYCIKKGMQEIDEDDYYEVLTRLAEKKYTSLKGDTALKRKYKTMQYLLQKGFEAPLIQDVLEQIANTGT
- a CDS encoding LysE family translocator, which translates into the protein MIAAIVAGLGLGLFLSISVGPVIFAIIKYSINNGFKAGISFALGVSFSDIMFVMIGNLATSFISDLGEYSRAIGIGGGFLLIGMGLYGLLMKKVKISTGDEKPEMFRTHDYLKIWLAGFLMNTLNPGVIIFWLGVCVAYSATSVSHRLVMYAICLTMVLSADILKVFVSDKIRHKLTLNNVEWLNRIAGVSMIIFGLVLLYKVLFDVGSLGH
- a CDS encoding inositol monophosphatase family protein, translating into MLKATLLKATQASGKILQQYFNGPFEVSSKTTLNDLVTEVDKRSETAIIDIIRAEYADHFILSEEVGEMKMASPYKWIIDPIDGTVNYANGIPICCVSIGVEKDGEMILGAVYNPFMNEFFLAEKGQGATLNDQPIHVSKKTDLDNAFLVTGFPYHYDEIPNSPLLVFERFMRKGIPVRRLGSAAIDLCWVACGRFDGFWEPHLQAWDSAAGYLIVQEAGGKVTDYSGQVYSPYQKKILATNGHIHEQMLEVINQ
- the thiL gene encoding thiamine-phosphate kinase, producing MDQERTEINDLGEFGLIEYLTRNIEIQNAGTVLGVGDDAAVIDHFGKQTVISTDMLVEGIHFDLMYTPLKHLGYKSVVVNLSDIYAMNATPTHITMSIAFSNRFSLEALNEFYEGVYAACEKYGVDLIGGDTTSSKKGFVISVTAIGEVTTDKFVKRSTAQQGDLLCVSGDLGAAYLGLTLLEREKQIYLDNPQLQPDLENQTYIIGRQLKPEARKDIIEFLEEAGITPTSMMDVSDGLSSEILHICKQSNLGCVLYEEKIPIEGESKEMALKFGLDPTACALSGGEDYELLFTMKQADYDKIVLNEQISVIGYMTDISEGAHILTKGGNKFKLVAQGWNAFQQ